CAGTAAACAGAACCGTGCTGCTGGCAAGAACCAGAGATAGCCTTCACCTTGCTGAGGTCGAACGAAGATCTGGTGAACTTTTCAAATATTAAATCGATGGCTTCAACCCACATACCGACAGGACATTCAACTACATCGCCAGAGATGTAAACAcctttcttggtcttgtACTGGGGAAAGTCCCTGTCAAAGTCGACAGTTTCAGCGTGAACGATCTTCAAAGAACCATTGATGGCCAGACATTTCAGTTGTTGCGTAGATAGATCAAACCCCAGGTAATAAGATTCTTCGGAGGCCGTCATCCTGCTTGTAGCTTGCCAGTATAGAAAGCTCACTTCCCCAGACTAATCCACCCCGGAATAACGAGCCAGTAATATATCGACTATTTTCAAGGAGTGGTCACTATTCAACAGAACCCGAGCAAATATGTACTCCTTATCGATTACCTATATATCGCATCATTGACCTAACCAGAAGCAAACTTGTTCAAGCCACAATGCTGCTCTTGGCCCACTCCAGTTTGCGACTTGTGTAGGACGGATAGGCAGGCAAAACCGCGATCAACGCAAGAACGACTGCCAACCCGTAAATCACCATTAGGTGGGTCAATGATTGCATGTAGAAGCCGACAAGGCAGGACAGCACGGATCCCGTTGCCAGAACGATGTTCTGTACACGCTCAGTTCTCTGCTGGCTTGGGAAATCAATAGGAAAGACCAGCTTGCGTTTGACTTCCTCGAGAATTTCAGACATAACCGCGGTCTAAGGTGAACTAGACTTGCAAATCCGCTATTTGAGACGTCTCTGGCGTCTATTTATTGCCTTCTGACGGCTTCTTGAAGTTAGCTAAAGTTGCACAAGACTTGATGCGAGACTAGAGTTGCAGCGAAAAAACGAACCAACTCAATTTATATGAAGGGAACGCTTTTAAGCTCGATTAGCTCTATTTAATCTTCTCTAAAATGCTGCCTTACCTACTATCTCATCTTTCAGCCAGGTTACGAACCGTTTGAACCCGGGGCCGTCTCGTACGTCTGAGACGGTGTCGCCTGTAGCGTCTCGGTACTGGGCCACTATGCTCGGATGCGACGCCAGGAggttgaaaagcttgaaattcagtAGATCCAGTTGGTATTTCCAACTGGGAATGAGCTCTTGGCCCAACGCTTTCAGTAGCACGTCCAGCTGCGGCTTCGTAATCTTGTACTGGTGATGTATCGGCACTTTCCTCAGGAACTGGTAGATATTGGCGAAACCCATGAGACAGTTGTGTAACTGCATCGACAGCGGCTCGGATATGCTCTTCATCTCGGAGATCAACAACTCGTTGATGACTCCAAGGACGCAGATCAGATTGCGGTCGATCAATTTCCGGAACTTCGGTGCTGAATCCAGGCTGGCCATGTTAGACTCGTCCAGCATTTGTCGAAAATTGCTTCTAAACTGGGCCGCAAGGGTATACAGTTGCTTCCGGATCTGAGAGAGTTGATCCACTATGTTACTGTCCTGCTGTCCCAGTTTGTCCTGGCCTTCGCCGTCCTTGACTTCCCCAGTGCCTTCGCAATTCGAAAGGTAGTAGAGGGCATAGATCAGATCTGTCATGTAGTGAGACGTGTTCAGGATGAACACGATGATTTGGTTCAGCAAAAGCAgattctttctctcttcgaAACTCATGTCCTTTTCTACCATGTGCAAGGGCATCGCAAAAGCCTTGACATCCTCCCTGTCGGGCTCAGTAGCACTCTTGTCACCTTCCATCACTCGATAATGTCGATGGGGACCACTGCTTGCCAACTGCCATCTAGCGATGGTTTAGACGGGTCCGAACGAAGTGTTAAATCGAATTGACGATAGGCTATAACCACACTCGAGACAATGAACAGTTTTGGCCGTGACAAATCGATGAGTGGCAATCCTAGATGGCATAGCTAGACGTTATTGTATCCATGGTCCAATTCGATAAGTGGCCCATATTGTCATTCCGATCAGATTTGGCCGTTACAGGCCCGTTAAAATATCACAGCTTTAGTAGATGAGCTTGTTGCTCAGTTCCAAAAGAGAGTCTCAGAGGTCAATTGCAGTCTCATTGGGAGTACAGCGAGCTGCAACGAGGAATGTCAGCCACAGCAAGCGGAAAGTTCATCGACGATGAGACTTATTCGAGGATTATGGGCTTTGTTGCCGGCATGTTCTCTGGAGTCGCTAAGAACACAGTAGGACACCCATTCGACACTGTTAAAGTAAGATTGCAAACCTCCCAGGGAACGGGCATGTTCAATGGTCCACTGGACTGTGTTTACAAGACTTTAAAGCACCAGGGCCCTCGAGGCCTTTACCTGGGCTTCACGCCGCCTCTAGTGGGATGGATTGCCATGGACGCAGCCCTGTTGGGAAGTTTACACAATTATAGAATGCTATTACACAAGTACATGTATCCTGAGTACGAG
The sequence above is drawn from the Torulaspora globosa chromosome 5, complete sequence genome and encodes:
- the SPC1 gene encoding signal peptidase complex subunit SPC1 (ancestral locus Anc_5.151) gives rise to the protein MSEILEEVKRKLVFPIDFPSQQRTERVQNIVLATGSVLSCLVGFYMQSLTHLMVIYGLAVVLALIAVLPAYPSYTSRKLEWAKSSIVA
- the CAL4 gene encoding Cal4p (ancestral locus Anc_5.150), encoding MEGDKSATEPDREDVKAFAMPLHMVEKDMSFEERKNLLLLNQIIVFILNTSHYMTDLIYALYYLSNCEGTGEVKDGEGQDKLGQQDSNIVDQLSQIRKQLYTLAAQFRSNFRQMLDESNMASLDSAPKFRKLIDRNLICVLGVINELLISEMKSISEPLSMQLHNCLMGFANIYQFLRKVPIHHQYKITKPQLDVLLKALGQELIPSWKYQLDLLNFKLFNLLASHPSIVAQYRDATGDTVSDVRDGPGFKRFVTWLKDEIVGKAAF